Proteins encoded together in one Anticarsia gemmatalis isolate Benzon Research Colony breed Stoneville strain chromosome 1, ilAntGemm2 primary, whole genome shotgun sequence window:
- the LOC142975803 gene encoding cytochrome b-c1 complex subunit 7-like, giving the protein MAFRTTAVALNNMKRWAYNLSGFNKYGLLRDDCLHETEDVQEALRRLPQHVVDERNFRILRAVQLSITKTILPKEEWTKYDEDKLYLTPIVDQVKKERQERENWEKNY; this is encoded by the exons ATGGCTTTCAGGACAACCGCAGTGGCTCTCA acaaCATGAAGAGATGGGCTTACAACCTCTCTGGATTTAACAAATACG GTCTCCTTCGTGACGACTGTCTCCATGAAACTGAGGATGTCCAAGAGGCCCTTCGTCGTCTCCCCCAGCACGTCGTCGATGAGCGCAACTTCCGCATTCTTCGCGCCGTACAACTATCAATCACAAAGACCATCCTCCCCAAGGAGGAATGGACCAAGTATGATGAAGACAAACTCTACCTCACACCTATTGTAGATCAAGTGAAGAAGGAGAGACAGGAGCGCGAGAACTGGGAGAAGAACTATTGA